Proteins encoded by one window of Arachis hypogaea cultivar Tifrunner chromosome 1, arahy.Tifrunner.gnm2.J5K5, whole genome shotgun sequence:
- the LOC112705310 gene encoding endo-1,3;1,4-beta-D-glucanase, which translates to MSGPECCSNPPTLNPTGGAGHVDNLAGLRTYFNGSPNSNRALLLVSDIYGFEAPNLRKLADKVAAAGYYVVVPDFFHGDPYNPDNSARPLPVWLKDHGADKGFEASKPLIEALKAKGVSAIGAVGFCWGAKVVVELAKNRLIQGAVLLHPSFVTLDDIKGVDIPIAVLGAEIDKMSPPELLKQFEEVLASKPGVASYVKVFPKVSHGWSVRYNTEDAVAVKAAEEAHQDLLVWFDKHLK; encoded by the exons ATGTCAGGCCCAGAATGCTGCTCAAACCCACCAACCCTTAATCCAACCGGAGGCGCCGGCCACGTTGACAACCTCGCCGGTCTCCGCACCTATTTCAATGGCTCCCCTAACTCCAACCGCGCCCTTCTCCTTGTCTCCGATATTTATG GATTTGAAGCCCCAAATTTAAG GAAACTTGCTGACAAGGTTGCAGCTGCTGGCTATTATGTGGTCGTTCCTGATTTCTTCCATGGTGATCCCTATAATCCTGACAATTCTGCCAGGCCTTTACCTGTTTGGTTGAAAGATCATGGAGCG GACAAAGGATTTGAAGCTTCGAAACCCTTGATTGAAGCATTAAAAGCTAAAGGTGTGTCTGCTATTGGGGCTGTTGGATTTTGTTGGGGTG CTAAAGTTGTGGTTGAACTCGCAAAAAACAGACTTATCCAGGGTGCTGTGCTGTTACATCCTTCATTTGTCACTCTAGATGACATCAAGG GTGTTGATATACCAATTGCTGTACTTGGAGCTGAGATTGACAAAATGTCTCCTCCAGAGCTTCTAAAACAATTTGAAGAAGTGCTTGCTTCTAAACCTGGG GTTGCGAGTTATGTGAAAGTGTTTCCCAAAGTATCACATGGTTGGAGTGTGAGGTACAATACCGAAGATGCAGTGGCCGTGAAGGCTGCAGAGGAAGCCCATCAGGATTTGCTTGTCTGGTTTGATAAACATCtcaagtga